Below is a genomic region from Bordetella pertussis 18323.
GCCGGTCAATGCCTTCATGGTGCTGACCTCGCGCGTGCCCACCACCCCGTACCTGACCACCAGCGAAATCCCCGAGCTGAAGGTGCTGGACGACAACTGGGAAACCATTCGCGATGAAGCCCTGAAAATGGCCGAGCTGCGCCGCATCAAGGCCGCCGAGCGCCATGACGACATCGGCTTCAACTCGTTCTTCAAATATAGCTGGAAACGCTTCTACCTGAAGTGGTACGACGCCCGCCACCCCTCCGCCGAGGAGCTCTGCCCCAAGACCGTGGCCATCCTCAAGAGCCTGCCCAAGGTCAAGGCGGCCATGTTCGCCGAGCTGCCGCCGGGCGGCAAGCTGAACCCGCACCGCGACCCTTTCTCGGGATCGCTGCGCTACCACCTGGGCCTGGCCACGCCCAACGACGATCGCTGCTACATCGCCGTCGACGGCGAAAGCTACAGCTGGCGCGATGGCGAAAGCGTGGTGTTCGACGAAACCTATGTGCACGAAGCGCACAACAAGAGCGAAGGCAACCGCATCATCCTGTT
It encodes:
- the lpxO gene encoding lipid A hydroxylase LpxO; translation: MKWLIPGLWLASILFAHFRGRVRLSLSRQMLDHSVLLAPVNAFMVLTSRVPTTPYLTTSEIPELKVLDDNWETIRDEALKMAELRRIKAAERHDDIGFNSFFKYSWKRFYLKWYDARHPSAEELCPKTVAILKSLPKVKAAMFAELPPGGKLNPHRDPFSGSLRYHLGLATPNDDRCYIAVDGESYSWRDGESVVFDETYVHEAHNKSEGNRIILFCDVERPLKWRWAEAFNRWFGRVVMSAASSPNDAGDQTGAINKLTHAHWVIDQKRKQFKAWNRTVYKATKWGLIALVAIGFLAL